A genomic region of Corticium candelabrum chromosome 6, ooCorCand1.1, whole genome shotgun sequence contains the following coding sequences:
- the LOC134181429 gene encoding uncharacterized protein LOC134181429: MYAAGVRFSILVFVCTLLPLYFLPHVAAADFGCNISPNITSLNVAPTHPGVCPVYPYRKSHDPSISDVELIMVNSTGQTVVINCMQCDKQLRNVRWRRAALTTGEFAKESSSCHGDTLTIPDFKCKDQGNYVCTAECGDRVVDEQWKSIWINQSDPACKPKISPEMKIENKVSAFVGNSLTLPCAVDEGDVEDIGGITEIYWFRGRTYGITPSGRSLCALGLCANYSTCLPRSQKPIREQNVTIRKLRREDTGWYTCQVFFSGIPASVYYYVTVIEKPEKVASSQPIDWTALIASLTTTFGILILIVAIGIWCWWRKKASIQERELTDVTSSPPHSPKSIYISYGEDTPKHLSSVKSMASYLNKSFNCILYDEHRNEAAYVLVHNWLSQQIKQSSCVVIVCSPRYKGLTDHDVTDANTQTRNEIVDWHQRVAWEWNLVQSRAYASEQRLSFCVVVLWDDADESDIPFPLKTKRCFRWPSEMVEMCLYLKDQGFDDDTYEVVGNGGGQGMGDDEEIFSV, translated from the exons ATGTACGCGGCTGGTGTGCGTTTCTCTATTTTAGTTTTCGTTTGCACTTTGCTTCCGTTGTACTTTCTTCCGCACGTTGCGGCTGCAG ATTTCGGTTGCAACATATCGCCGAACATTACATCACTTAATG TTGCACCTACACATCCGGGTGTCTGCCCTGTGTATCCATACCGGAAGTCACATGACCCTTCAATATCCGATGTGGAATTGATTATGGTTAATAGTACCGGCCAGACTGTCGTTATAAATTGTATGCAATGTGATAAACAACTTCGTAACGTTCGGTGGCGTCGGGCAGCTCTAACGACTGGCGAGTTCGCAAAGGAGTCGTCTAGTTGCCATGGAGATACTCTTACTATCCCGGATTTTAAGTGCAAAGATCAAGGTAACTATGTATGCACGGCAGAGTGTGGAGACCGGGTTGTGGACGAACAGTGGAAGTCAATCTGGATTAATCAGTCGGATCCGGCATGCAAACCGAAAATCTCACCAGAGATGAAAATCGAAAACAAAGTGTCTGCCTTCGTTGGAAACTCACTAACACTGCCATGTGCTGTAGATGAAGGAGATGTTGAAGACATTGGAGGCATTACTGAAATTTATTGGTTTCGCGGTCGGACGTATGGGATCACTCCTTCTGGTCGCAGTTTGTGTGCACTGGGTTTGTGCGCAAACTATTCCACTTGTTTGCCTAGAAGTCAGAAACCGATTAGAGAACAAAATGTAACGATTAGGAAATTGAGACGTGAGGATACAGGGTGGTACACTTGTCAGGTTTTTTTCAGTGGCATACCGGCAAGCGTGTATTATTATGTTACGGTGATAGAGAAGCCTGAAAAAG TTGCAAGCTCCCAACCAATAGACTGGACTGCACTCATCGCGTCACTCACAACCACATTTGgcatattgatattaatagtaGCCATTGGGATATGGTGTTGGTGGAGAAAGAAGGCGAGTATCCAAGAAAGAGAGTTGACTGACGTCACTTCCAGTCCACCTCATTCGCCTAAGTCTATCTACATTTCATATGGAGAGGATACACCGAAGCATCTCAGCAGCGTGAAGTCGATGGCGTCGTACCTCAACAAATCATTCAACTGCATCTTGTATGATGAGCATCGAAACGAAGCAGCGTACGTGCTTGTACACAACTGGCTAAGCCAACAGATTAAG CAATCGTCTTGCGTCGTCATCGTCTGCTCTCCAAGATATAAAGGACTCACTGATCATGATGTAACGgatgcaaacacacagacaaggaACGAGATTGTTGACTGGCATCAACGTGTTGCATGGGAGTGGAATCTTGTACAGTCACGAGCGTATGCCAGTGAGCAGAGATTGTCAttctgtgttgttgtgttgtgggaTGATGCCGACGAGTCTGACATACCATTTCCACTGAAGACGAAAAGATGTTTTCGGTGGCCGAGTGAGATGGTCGAAATGTGTTTGTATCTTAAAGATCAAGGGTTCGACGACGACACATATGAAGTGGTCGGAAACGGTGGTGGACAGGGGATGGGTGACGACGAGGAAATATTTTCAGTTTGA
- the LOC134181179 gene encoding uncharacterized protein LOC134181179, with product MLRSGLSRVLQPLRLAARRMCDDVEAAPREFYINKVQLLGRVVSDLRTYGRADNPALAFTMVTRRQIHRKDRETGEKAMFLKAEYTQIIVYGGPLQVLVQQVVKNGSRVLVSGRLQTAITAVPGSDPKRYRTSVVGSSVLPVSEVDSVEMPELRDDIEGSEDFISFDDEPHT from the exons ATGTTGCGATCCGGGCTTTCTCGA GTACTCCAACCGCTGCGACTAGCGGCGCGTAGAATGTGTGATGACGTCGAAGCAGCACCGAGAGAGTTCT ACATCAACAAAGTGCAACTGTTAGGTCGCGTTGTAAGCGATTTACGAACGTATGGTAGAGCCGACAATCCTGCACTCGCATTCACTATGGTCACACGACGTCAAATTCACAGGAAAGATAGAGAGACGGGAGAAA AGGCAATGTTTTTGAAAGCAGAATATACGCAGATTATTGTATATGGTGGACCGCTGCAAGTGCTTGTACAACAGGTTGTGAAGAATGG ATCTCGTGTCCTGGTGAGTGGACGTCTCCAAACAGCCATCACAGCAGTTCCAGGTTCAGACCCAAAACGCTACCGCACAAGCGTAGTCGGCT cTTCTGTACTACCAGTAAGTGAAGTAGATTCGGTTGAAATGCCAGAACTACGAGACGACATAGAAGGATCGGAAGATTTTATTAGTTTTGATGATGAACCACACACGTAG
- the LOC134181477 gene encoding uncharacterized protein LOC134181477, which produces MASPFSFFIFFFFLAFAVLSIGLSTDECDDDNACTFDWLDVEKGCQHDEITCGPCHAHQTTPTTDFIFLLDISHPINETRLDLLYKSLSTFREMISDDSSHGSYRFLTAGFSTTNEMPTVLQHFTRSVTFLQHDNLFYQQDSNFENPNDVSTETRLLTALGALNQTISNGTFVIHRESTNSDEKQMEISSLTEERLAFREAADIHIVMVTDLQYSSATENFLSDDFNKRSLRVINDIIDSLQTRPISISIVFDTTNQAAKLLWGDPLLANVYIDLRGFNRAFTLKALIAAGESQASTLQAHALSHGVEFQTFDINQMNNTEWIRHMYSGYIQSSRVRPEFCNECKRMVRPCNHTLGCQIETVDCPDKHYCSPTHGCVPKPKKSDREGNRFLTNSDADEFVNTSHDTDVNHSWIETRIVNGHVPVWEWHPDRPFTHQLISMGKPVVIRNALPHKWAAKEKWNMTYLSGKLGEILTDVKHTNDEMLTYDPDRRVPMATFPTVDFRLPYTVRNTTNDEFFRSIRNESETIYGGCYYFTDMPDELKPDVDPHEPLFVTHEDVERFKQFLWVSSSGMITHTHFDQDYNFFVQIYGEKEFTLWLPSEHAQMHVFPRVHPMWHKSRVNLRRPDLDQFPHFAKSRAYKARLHPGDLLYVPPYTWHHVVSTTPSISLSTYSHDYSVYDHMNAVYRHDHKFDLLANKTGQMYALRLYLDLMIHELVGNHQTTPYFVDLLDTRYTGLHRLFPVSRRDKQICRSRVVNKIPTAQHVLGYAKLDMAMMAPHFAAFRPEVRDILFADYVEEISAQVVGVDKLLAFFRFCFTGQGYYVTDVDDDEHSLWDHKDDSPT; this is translated from the coding sequence ATGGCGTCGcctttttcattttttatctTTTTTTTCTTTCTTGCTTTTGCCGTTTTGTCGATTGGATTGTCGACCGACGAGTGCGATGATGATAATGCGTGCACATTTGATTGGCTGGATGTCGAGAAAGGATGCCAACACGACGAGATCACGTGCGGGCCGTGCCACGCCCACCAGACCACGCCCACAACCGATTTCATATTTCTTCTCGATATTTCTCATCCTATCAATGAGACAAGATTGGATTTGTTATATAAATCATTGAGCACGTTCAGGGAGATGATATCTGATGATTCGAGTCATGGGAGTTACCGGTTTTTGACGGCCGGTTTTAGCACGACCAATGAGATGCCCACCGTTCTTCAACACTTTACACGCTCAGTCACATTTCTACAACATGATAATCTATTTTATcaacaagattcgaattttGAGAATCCGAATGATGTGAGTACCGAAACTCGTCTGCTCACCGCACTTGGTGCATTAAACCAAACGATTTCGAACGGCACTTTTGTAATACACCGGGAATCAACAAACAGCGACGAAAAACAAATGGAAATAAGTTCACTAACAGAAGAGCGGCTAGCATTCAGAGAAGCCGCCGATATCCACATCGTCATGGTTACCGATCTGCAGTATTCGAGTGCGACAGAAAACTTTCTATCAGACGACTTCAACAAGAGATCACTTCGTGTCATCAACGACATCATTGATTCCCTACAGACTCGACCCATTTCGATCAGCATCGTCTTCGATACCACAAATCAGGCGGCGAAGCTCCTATGGGGAGATCCATTGCTTGCGAACGTGTATATCGACTTGAGGGGATTCAATAGAGCATTTACTCTAAAGGCATTGATTGCTGCAGGAGAAAGTCAAGCCAGCACGCTGCAAGCGCACGCTCTCTCTCACGGTGTGGAGTTCCaaacatttgatatcaaccagaTGAACAATACTGAGTGGATAAGGCACATGTACTCGGGGTATATCCAATCGAGTCGCGTTCGACCCGAATTCTGTAACGAATGTAAACGAATGGTTCGTCCCTGTAATCACACACTCGGATGTCAAATCGAAACGGTCGACTGTCCCGACAAACACTACTGCTCTCCGACACATGGATGCGTCCCGAAACCGAAGAAATCCGACCGAGAAGGAAACCGTTTTTTGACAAATTCGGATGCCGACGAGTTTGTCAACACATCACATGATACAGACGTCAATCATTCATGGATTGAGACTCGGATCGTTAACGGCCATGTGCCTGTGTGGGAGTGGCACCCGGATCGACCGTTTACACACCAATTGATTTCAATGGGTAAACCGGTTGTCATTAGGAACGCGTTGCCACACAAATGGGCGGCGAAAGAGAAGTGGAACATGACGTATCTATCGGGGAAACTTGGGGAGATATTGACAGACGTGAAACATACGAATGACGAGATGTTAACATACGATCCCGACCGACGAGTTCCAATGGCAACGTTTCCCACCGTCGACTTCCGCTTGCCGTACACGGTGAGAAACACAACGAACGACGAGTTCTTCCGATCGATTCGAAACGAGAGCGAAACGATTTACGGCGGCTGCTACTATTTCACTGACATGCCGGACGAACTCAAACCGGATGTGGACCCACACGAGCCGTTGTTCGTCACACACGAAGACGTCGAGAGATTCAAACAGTTTCTGTGGGTGTCGTCGTCCGGgatgatcacacacacacacttcgaTCAGGACTACAACTTTTTCGTACAGATCTACGGCGAGAAGGAGTTCACACTATGGCTGCCGTCTGAGCACGCTCAGATGCACGTGTTTCCTCGTGTCCACCCGATGTGGCACAAATCGAGAGTGAACCTTCGTCGTCCCGATCTCGACCAGTTTCCACACTTTGCGAAGTCTCGTGCATACAAAGCACGACTGCATCCCGGCGATCTACTCTACGTGCCTCCATACACATGGCATCACGTCGTCTCAACGACTCCATCAATATCTCTCTCTACATACTCACATGATTACTCTGTATACGACCACATGAACGCTGTGTATCGTCACGACCACAAGTTCGATCTTCTCGCCAACAAGACGGGCCAGATGTACGCCCTACGTCTCTACCTCGATCTCATGATCCACGAACTTGTCGGCAACCATCAGACCACTCCCTATTTCGTCGACCTACTCGACACACGATACACCGGGTTGCATCGTCTCTTCCCTGTTTCTCGACGAGACAAACAGATCTGCAGGTCTCGTGTGGTGAACAAGATTCCTACTGCACAACATGTGCTCGGGTATGCGAAGTTGGATATGGCGATGATGGCGCCACATTTCGCTGCCTTTCGGCCGGAAGTGCGAgacattttgtttgctgattaTGTTGAGGAGATATCAGCACAGGTGGTGGGGGTGGACAAGCTGTTGGCGTTTTTTAGGTTTTGTTTTACTGGGCAGGGATATTATGTGACTGATGTTGATGACGATGAGCATTCGTTGTGGGATCATAAGGATGATAGTCCAACGTGA
- the LOC134181460 gene encoding uncharacterized protein LOC134181460 produces MTQKEIQRLLDVSLSLHIQDSTPSIRDKARLNAISTPHSGSWLRALPNTNLGLVMSREEFLVALRLRLGIAVFPSSPLLVRCPCGQVIDKFGDHVLGCGSGPLRLKRHNALCDILYRYLLVDNAGSRREQCFSSESNDRPGDVFHPDFLQGKAAFFDISVRNSFTNHFINSCSTKAGAAAEAGEVQKDLRYDSDVTSAGASFYPMIVETYGTWSTYSLEIIKVIARKTSVLNKLPVSRIVCNIHEQLAVRLWQYNARMVLNRLHLVCHGE; encoded by the coding sequence ATGACTCAAAAAGAAATACAACGATTACTAGATGTCTCACTCAGTCTTCACATCCAAGACAGTACTCCCAGCATAAGAGATAAGGCTCGTCTGAACGCAATTTCAACCCCACACTCCGGATCATGGCTGCGGGCATTACCCAACACAAATCTCGGCCTCGTCATGTCTCGGGAGGAATTCCTGGTTGCTCTGCGTCTTCGCCTCGGtattgctgttttcccctcTTCTCCACTTCTTGTTCGGTGTCCATGCGGTCAAGTAATTGACAAATTTGGAGACCATGTTCTTGGTTGTGGTTCTGGGCCGCTTCGCTTGAAGCGCCACAATGCTCTATGTGATATTCTGTATCGATATCTGCTAGTGGATAATGCTGGGTCTCGTAGAGAACAGTGTTTCTCCAGCGAAAGTAACGACAGGCCTGGAGACGTCTTCCACCCGGATTTCTTACAAGGAAAAGCTGCTTTTTTTGACATCTCAGTTAGAAATTCTTTTACCAATCATTtcatcaacagttgctctACCAAAGCAGGAGCTGCCGCCGAAGCTGGCGAAGTTCAGAAAGACCTTCGCTACGATTCAGACGTCACAAGCGCAGGAGCCAGTTTTTACCCTATGATTGTTGAGACATATGGAACATGGTCCACATACAGCTTGGAGATCATAAAAGTGATTGCAAGGAAAACTTCAGTTTTGAACAAATTACCTGTTAGCAGAatagtatgtaacatacatgaacaactagCAGTACGACTttggcagtataatgccagGATGGTTTTGAACAGGCTACATTTGGTCTGTCATGGagagtaa
- the LOC134181178 gene encoding uncharacterized protein LOC134181178 → MDTTCKTGGGPVISHDNMVSAWSDCLSQLQLHHVKEPRGRYVNSEDRSDIVVFHSASGMDLELDIALAHPWSNELEGLSATTQRAAATRRENLKIKKYDQELLPGGFRPTFVPIVFEHFGCWGEKAEDYLKKLSQLSRDEDGKPNASTFKTYWRPVFSVCLQRSNARVIDRKRKKIVSRDSHININSCR, encoded by the coding sequence atggataccacatgtaagactgggggcggCCCGGTAATCAGTCATgacaacatggtttcagcatggtcagactgtttgagtcaactgcaattacatcacgtaaaagaacccagaggaagatatgtcaattctgaagacagatcagacatagtcgtattcCATTCGGCATCGGGgatggatcttgaattggatattgctctagcgcatccctggagcaatgaACTAGAgggtttatcagctacaactcaaagagcagcggcaaccagaagagaaaatctgaagataaaaaagtacgaccaggagctcttgcctggaggttttcgaccaacatttgtgcctatagtcttcgaacattttggctgttggggagagaaagctgaagactatttgaagaaactgtcacagctatcaagagacgaagacggaaagccaaatgcatcaaccttcaagacatactggagacctgtgttttctgtgtgtctacaacgatcaaatgctagagtgattgacagaaaaagaaagaagattgtttcaagagacagccacataaacataaatagttgtaggtag